A genomic window from Cloacibacillus evryensis DSM 19522 includes:
- a CDS encoding class I SAM-dependent methyltransferase, translating to MTNQIWNPQEYRKSADFVSKLGEPVIELLEPKAGERILDLGCGTGILAKRLADMGCSVVGTDASPEMVSAAKELGLDVLLADAQTLKMDEKFDAVMSNAAIHWMPDQYAVVRRVWNLLKPGGRFAAECGGEGCVRIIREGMKIALIKRGIDYKARNPWKYPELGAFSKILENQGFQVKFIARIDRPTPLPAGLRGWLEVFSASHTAGFTDGERDAFYKEVEDYCRPTLYDEKKGWTADYVRLRFLAVKPEE from the coding sequence ATGACAAATCAAATCTGGAACCCGCAAGAGTACAGGAAGAGCGCGGACTTCGTCTCCAAACTCGGAGAACCGGTAATAGAGCTCCTTGAGCCAAAGGCGGGAGAGAGGATTTTGGACCTCGGCTGCGGAACGGGCATTCTGGCAAAGAGGCTGGCGGACATGGGCTGTTCCGTCGTCGGCACCGACGCGAGCCCGGAGATGGTCTCCGCCGCGAAGGAGCTTGGCCTTGACGTTCTGCTCGCCGATGCGCAGACGCTGAAGATGGATGAAAAATTTGACGCCGTCATGAGCAACGCCGCCATCCACTGGATGCCCGACCAGTACGCCGTCGTGCGCCGCGTCTGGAACCTGCTGAAGCCAGGCGGGCGCTTCGCCGCCGAATGCGGCGGCGAGGGCTGCGTGCGCATCATCCGCGAAGGGATGAAGATCGCCCTCATCAAACGCGGCATAGATTACAAGGCGCGCAATCCGTGGAAATATCCCGAGCTCGGCGCTTTCTCAAAAATCCTTGAAAATCAGGGCTTCCAGGTAAAGTTCATCGCCCGCATCGACCGCCCGACGCCGCTTCCCGCCGGGCTGCGCGGCTGGCTCGAAGTCTTCTCGGCAAGCCATACCGCCGGATTCACAGACGGTGAAAGGGACGCCTTTTACAAAGAGGTCGAAGACTATTGCCGCCCGACGCTCTACGATGAAAAGAAGGGCTGGACCGCCGATTACGTCCGCCTGCGCTTCCTCGCGGTGAAGCCGGAGGAATAA
- a CDS encoding IclR family transcriptional regulator translates to MKEDSVRSVERAFSILKAFTRDDYKLTLSELAERIQLPVTTTLRLANTLENLNMLHRHSDRCYSLGNQLYLLGSVAKANFRPQQIIYPYMKQIRDETKEAVSLYGVIGEDRACFEHVESLLSMQCVMRVGDRLPLWAGAGGRALLAFLGEEIIEREIKKAHKITPTTLFEPDKLRIELSNVRTLGYSLSYGDREEGILSVAVPIFNRRGELAFSFSVAGPIQRFTEEQALNLVPKIQKMCREVATQI, encoded by the coding sequence ATGAAGGAAGATTCAGTACGTTCGGTCGAACGCGCCTTTTCCATACTGAAGGCGTTTACAAGAGATGATTACAAGCTCACGCTCAGCGAGCTCGCGGAGAGGATACAGCTGCCCGTGACGACCACGCTGCGCCTGGCGAATACGCTGGAGAACCTCAACATGCTCCACCGCCACAGCGACCGCTGCTATTCGCTCGGCAATCAGCTTTACCTGCTCGGGAGCGTGGCGAAGGCCAATTTCCGCCCGCAGCAGATCATCTACCCTTATATGAAGCAGATACGCGACGAGACGAAGGAGGCCGTTTCACTCTACGGCGTCATCGGCGAAGACCGCGCCTGTTTCGAGCACGTCGAGAGCCTGCTCTCGATGCAGTGCGTAATGCGCGTGGGAGACCGTCTCCCCCTCTGGGCCGGAGCGGGCGGAAGGGCGCTGCTCGCCTTCCTCGGCGAAGAGATCATCGAGCGCGAGATCAAAAAAGCCCACAAGATAACACCGACGACCCTCTTTGAACCGGACAAGCTGCGGATAGAGCTTTCCAACGTCCGCACCCTCGGCTACTCGCTGAGTTACGGAGATCGTGAAGAGGGCATCCTCTCGGTCGCCGTGCCCATCTTCAACCGCCGCGGCGAACTCGCCTTCTCCTTTTCCGTCGCGGGACCGATCCAGCGGTTTACCGAAGAGCAGGCGTTAAATCTCGTTCCCAAGATACAAAAGATGTGCAGAGAGGTCGCAACTCAGATATAA
- a CDS encoding response regulator: MRSLKVLIAESDPLLQKLYSDIIINDSAFTLLKCVSTGPQMFEAMRCVDVDLVLLDLFLKDFSAIEGLDDLRKSFSRTDYIVVSSGENPELVRKALCAGVFEFLVKPFSFDRLRATLKNYQIYHHSLTGRTRPWQQEDLDALVSMKSHDPSWANNRSIPKGLQLKCLNDIESFLKANEDTFSAQEVGEHLGISRSTARRYLEFLTMSERVVVEYAYRRVGRPEKRYRMALL, from the coding sequence ATGCGCAGTTTGAAAGTCTTGATCGCGGAGTCAGATCCGCTTCTTCAAAAACTTTATTCCGATATCATCATCAATGACAGCGCCTTTACGCTGCTGAAATGCGTATCGACGGGGCCCCAGATGTTCGAGGCGATGCGCTGCGTCGATGTCGATCTCGTGCTGCTTGACCTGTTTCTGAAGGATTTCAGCGCGATAGAGGGCCTTGACGACCTTCGCAAGTCCTTTTCACGCACCGACTATATCGTCGTATCCTCGGGGGAAAACCCGGAGCTTGTCCGCAAGGCGCTCTGCGCGGGAGTTTTTGAATTTCTCGTCAAACCATTTTCCTTCGACCGTCTGCGCGCCACGCTGAAAAATTACCAGATATACCATCATTCCTTGACCGGCAGAACGCGCCCCTGGCAGCAGGAGGATCTTGACGCCCTCGTCTCGATGAAGAGCCACGACCCTTCATGGGCCAACAACCGTTCGATACCAAAGGGGCTCCAGCTTAAGTGTCTCAACGACATTGAATCCTTTCTGAAAGCGAATGAAGACACCTTCTCGGCGCAGGAGGTCGGCGAGCACCTGGGCATTTCCAGGTCGACCGCGCGCCGTTACCTTGAATTTCTCACGATGAGCGAGCGCGTCGTCGTCGAATATGCCTACCGCCGCGTAGGCCGCCCGGAAAAACGTTACCGTATGGCGCTGCTTTAG